One Clostridium sp. CM027 genomic window carries:
- a CDS encoding O-antigen ligase, producing MSFFLSFNKRFWVIELVCLLIVGTIVLFPMGPVSIALSEIIAIGFFLYLFIYRGVYKRNYIFPVLSKKVFRILFGFGIYFVILFGARTILHLPFKDTIWPIRSLILGSSIFFLIDEYKPKVNQLLSGIIVLYSALNIRELIDCFRFSDIRKLKFLDNINIYMYICIMFISFTVWAIKESKEKRLPSWIAPIAYTNMGISMVFAFLSGGRSGWVMMGGVLTVSFLLVFGFKWCSLKKVILFTMACIVVTIIATSLNFMKSKSNVYRSFSVIVTRIPGLAQPKPEDAEEDSVATTEASDKIRGIFWAKAWTSIKKNPVLGAGTFAVAYKEIPTKTQVETPTAEQTPIKEKTSTKKIEPKKELTPMQEQIANANKAPRPAHNFILETWMGWGLVGLILYLAGLFSACYYVVIKLKNIPLQFRICCVLPIVSAAFISLIQSFILLNFQATYIMWFCLGIASAADHHYKESKTGNI from the coding sequence ATGAGCTTTTTTTTATCATTTAACAAACGGTTTTGGGTTATAGAACTTGTCTGCCTATTAATAGTAGGAACTATAGTATTATTTCCCATGGGACCTGTGAGCATTGCCTTATCAGAAATAATCGCAATAGGATTTTTTCTTTACTTGTTTATTTATCGTGGGGTATATAAGCGTAATTATATTTTCCCTGTATTATCAAAAAAAGTATTTAGGATATTGTTTGGATTTGGTATATATTTCGTTATACTATTTGGTGCGCGAACTATACTACATTTACCATTCAAGGATACAATATGGCCAATAAGATCATTAATACTTGGTTCATCTATATTTTTTCTAATTGATGAATACAAACCAAAAGTAAACCAGCTTTTAAGTGGAATAATAGTTCTTTATTCTGCATTAAATATAAGAGAATTAATCGATTGTTTTAGATTTTCAGATATTCGAAAATTGAAGTTTTTAGATAATATCAATATATATATGTATATATGTATCATGTTTATTTCTTTTACAGTATGGGCAATAAAAGAAAGCAAGGAAAAAAGATTACCATCATGGATTGCACCAATTGCATATACAAATATGGGGATAAGTATGGTTTTTGCATTCCTTTCCGGGGGTCGCTCAGGATGGGTAATGATGGGGGGCGTACTTACAGTATCCTTTTTATTAGTATTTGGATTTAAATGGTGTTCACTTAAAAAAGTTATATTATTTACTATGGCATGTATTGTTGTTACAATAATTGCTACATCACTAAATTTTATGAAATCCAAAAGTAATGTATATAGATCATTTTCTGTTATTGTTACTAGAATTCCAGGCCTTGCACAACCAAAACCTGAAGATGCAGAAGAGGATAGTGTAGCAACTACTGAAGCTAGTGATAAAATACGTGGCATATTCTGGGCAAAAGCATGGACTTCAATAAAGAAGAATCCTGTTTTGGGAGCTGGTACATTTGCAGTAGCTTATAAGGAAATACCCACTAAAACTCAAGTAGAAACACCAACTGCGGAGCAAACGCCTATAAAAGAGAAAACATCTACGAAAAAGATAGAACCGAAAAAAGAATTAACACCTATGCAGGAGCAAATAGCCAATGCAAACAAAGCACCACGACCTGCCCATAATTTCATACTTGAAACTTGGATGGGATGGGGACTAGTAGGGTTAATATTATACCTTGCAGGTTTATTTTCTGCTTGTTATTATGTAGTAATTAAATTAAAAAATATTCCATTGCAATTCAGGATTTGTTGCGTACTTCCGATTGTGTCAGCAGCATTTATAAGTTTGATACAATCATTTATACTTTTAAATTTCCAAGCGACATATATTATGTGGTTTTGCCTTGGAATTGCATCAGCGGCAGATCACCACTACAAAGAAAGCAAAACTGGTAACATTTAA
- a CDS encoding polysaccharide biosynthesis protein produces the protein MFKGKTLLITGGTGSFGNAVMKRFLDTDIAEIRIFSRDEKKQDDMRKLYKNDKIKFYIGDVRDIASVKNAMHGVDYIFHAAALKQVPSCEFFPLEAVKTNVIGTDNVLTAAIEYGVKKVICLSTDKAAYPINAMGISKAMMEKVFVAKARTVSPDRTLICGTRYGNVMASRGSVIPLFIEQIKNGECLTVTDPNMTRFLMSLDEAVELVIFAFKNAKAGDIMVQKSDSSTIRDLAQAVGELFNSKNEVKIIGTRHGEKLYETLLTKEEFVVAQDMGGFFRVPADKRDLNYDKYFVEGDIKLSTEQEYNSQNTGILNVEQIKEKLLKLDYIQEELKTNS, from the coding sequence ATGTTTAAAGGTAAAACATTATTAATTACAGGAGGAACAGGTTCTTTTGGGAACGCTGTAATGAAAAGATTTCTTGATACAGATATAGCAGAAATTCGTATATTCTCAAGGGACGAAAAGAAACAAGATGATATGAGAAAATTATATAAAAATGATAAAATTAAATTCTACATAGGTGATGTACGGGACATAGCCTCTGTAAAAAATGCTATGCATGGAGTAGATTATATATTCCACGCAGCTGCTTTAAAACAAGTTCCATCTTGTGAGTTTTTTCCTCTTGAAGCGGTAAAAACTAATGTAATAGGAACAGATAATGTGCTTACAGCAGCAATTGAGTATGGAGTCAAAAAAGTAATATGTCTTTCCACTGACAAAGCAGCATATCCAATAAATGCTATGGGTATTTCAAAAGCTATGATGGAAAAAGTATTTGTGGCTAAAGCTAGAACAGTATCTCCGGATAGGACACTTATTTGTGGTACTAGATATGGAAATGTTATGGCATCAAGAGGATCAGTAATTCCACTATTTATTGAACAGATAAAGAATGGAGAATGTTTAACTGTAACAGATCCTAATATGACTAGGTTCCTTATGAGCCTCGATGAGGCTGTGGAACTTGTAATATTTGCATTCAAAAATGCCAAGGCAGGCGACATAATGGTTCAAAAATCTGATTCATCAACAATACGAGATTTAGCACAAGCAGTGGGTGAATTATTCAATTCGAAAAATGAAGTTAAAATTATAGGTACTCGTCATGGAGAAAAGCTATACGAAACACTTCTTACAAAAGAAGAGTTTGTAGTTGCTCAGGACATGGGGGGATTTTTCAGAGTTCCAGCAGATAAAAGAGATCTTAACTACGATAAATATTTTGTTGAAGGCGATATAAAACTATCCACAGAGCAAGAATATAACTCTCAAAACACTGGAATTCTTAATGTAGAGCAGATAAAAGAAAAGTTACTTAAACTTGATTATATACAAGAAGAATTAAAAACCAATTCTTAA
- a CDS encoding glycosyltransferase family 4 protein, with the protein MKKHILVIAQYFYPEQFRINDICTEWVKRGYKVTVITGIPNYPKGEYYEGYGLFKKRKEMYNGIEIIRIPLIPRGKSSVMLALNYLSFVVSGFFWKMFTKIKADYVFIFEVSPMTQALPGVWYAKKRKIPCYLYVQDLWPENVEIITGITNKRIIGAIGKMVDHIYSGCTHIFTTSNSFVKSIHNRGVALDKIEYWPQYAEDFYVPLEKACIEEIPNDDAFNITFAGNIGNAQGLDILPKAATFIKEKNINKKIRFNIIGDGRYKEELMQLVHKGELEDMFNFIPKQPGTRIPKFMAASDVAFLCLTGSPLFSMTIPAKLQSYMACGIPIIASADGETDKIIKESNSGVCGPAGDAQILSDMIIELANESPELLIKLGANARNYYDNNFNKQELLNRIDKYFVKNLVVEQLNNNI; encoded by the coding sequence ATGAAAAAACACATTTTAGTTATAGCGCAATATTTTTACCCTGAACAATTTCGTATAAATGATATTTGTACAGAATGGGTTAAAAGGGGATATAAAGTAACAGTTATAACTGGAATACCTAATTATCCCAAAGGTGAATATTATGAGGGGTATGGACTGTTTAAGAAGCGAAAAGAAATGTATAATGGTATTGAGATAATTAGGATACCACTAATACCTAGAGGGAAGAGCTCAGTAATGCTTGCTTTAAACTATTTGTCCTTTGTTGTATCCGGATTCTTTTGGAAGATGTTCACAAAAATAAAAGCTGATTATGTATTTATATTTGAGGTATCACCCATGACACAAGCTTTACCTGGTGTATGGTATGCTAAAAAAAGAAAGATACCATGTTACTTGTATGTTCAAGATCTTTGGCCTGAAAATGTTGAAATAATTACAGGTATAACTAACAAAAGGATAATTGGCGCTATAGGCAAGATGGTTGACCATATATATTCCGGCTGTACTCATATTTTCACTACATCAAATAGTTTTGTTAAATCAATACACAATCGTGGCGTTGCACTAGATAAGATAGAGTACTGGCCACAATATGCAGAAGATTTCTATGTGCCTCTTGAGAAAGCGTGCATTGAAGAAATTCCAAATGATGATGCGTTTAATATAACTTTTGCCGGTAATATTGGTAATGCACAAGGGTTAGATATATTGCCCAAAGCTGCAACATTTATAAAAGAGAAAAATATAAATAAAAAAATCCGGTTTAACATTATCGGAGATGGTCGATATAAAGAAGAATTAATGCAACTTGTACATAAAGGTGAGTTGGAAGACATGTTTAACTTTATTCCAAAACAACCTGGAACCCGGATTCCAAAGTTTATGGCAGCAAGTGACGTCGCTTTCTTGTGCTTAACAGGTAGCCCACTGTTTTCAATGACTATTCCGGCTAAACTACAGTCATACATGGCTTGTGGTATACCAATTATTGCATCAGCCGACGGTGAGACTGATAAAATAATCAAAGAATCAAATTCAGGTGTTTGTGGCCCAGCTGGAGATGCGCAGATACTCTCAGATATGATAATAGAGCTCGCTAATGAATCACCAGAACTTTTAATAAAGCTCGGAGCAAATGCAAGAAATTACTATGATAATAATTTTAACAAGCAAGAATTGTTAAATAGGATAGATAAATATTTTGTAAAAAATTTAGTAGTGGAACAATTAAACAATAATATTTAA
- a CDS encoding NAD-dependent epimerase/dehydratase family protein — MKKILITGSNSYIGTSIEKYLEKYSDEYSTDTLDMKDDSWKEKDFTQYDVIFHVAGIAHVSSDPKMEELYYKVNRDLTVETAKKAKKAGVKQFIFMSSIIVYGDSSNVNGERIIDKNTALISSNFYGDSKIQAEKGIKPLESDDFKIVILRPPMIYGKGSKGNYPKLAKLAQKLPVFPDIDNKRSMLHIDNLCEFIRLMIVNEESGLFFPQNSEYVKTSEMVKLIAESHGTRIRLTKIFNPLLRLMGLKVQTFSKVFGSLVYEKSMSDYKEDYRIRDLKSSIIVTETVTTTESVATTETVDTKK, encoded by the coding sequence ATGAAAAAAATACTTATAACAGGATCTAATAGCTATATTGGTACATCCATTGAGAAATACCTAGAGAAATATTCTGATGAATATTCTACAGACACATTGGATATGAAGGACGATTCATGGAAAGAAAAAGATTTTACGCAGTATGATGTAATCTTTCACGTTGCAGGTATAGCGCACGTCTCATCAGACCCTAAAATGGAAGAGTTATATTATAAAGTCAATCGTGATCTTACCGTAGAGACTGCTAAGAAAGCAAAGAAAGCTGGCGTTAAGCAGTTTATTTTTATGAGTAGCATTATTGTTTATGGTGATAGCAGCAATGTTAACGGGGAAAGAATCATAGATAAAAACACTGCTCTAATTTCCAGTAATTTTTATGGAGACAGTAAAATTCAAGCAGAAAAAGGAATAAAACCTTTAGAGAGTGATGATTTTAAAATTGTTATTCTTAGACCACCTATGATTTATGGGAAAGGGTCTAAAGGGAATTATCCGAAATTAGCAAAACTTGCTCAGAAGCTGCCTGTTTTCCCTGACATTGACAATAAGCGAAGTATGCTTCATATAGATAATTTGTGTGAGTTTATTAGATTGATGATTGTAAATGAAGAGAGCGGACTATTCTTTCCACAAAATAGTGAGTACGTTAAGACTTCAGAGATGGTGAAGCTTATTGCAGAATCTCATGGCACGCGAATTAGGTTAACTAAAATATTCAACCCCTTATTACGTCTTATGGGTTTAAAAGTCCAAACATTTAGTAAGGTATTTGGCAGTTTGGTTTATGAGAAGAGCATGTCTGATTATAAAGAGGATTATAGAATTAGAGATTTGAAATCATCGATCATTGTAACAGAAACGGTTACCACAACAGAATCGGTTGCTACAACAGAAACGGTTGATACAAAAAAATAA
- the ispD gene encoding 2-C-methyl-D-erythritol 4-phosphate cytidylyltransferase, with translation MNIAIILAGGKGTRMGIVDQPKQFIDIYGKPIVVHTIEAFDIHEQIDAIAVVCLKEWHEDIKIWTRKFELNKVKWIVDGGETRQESVLAGLKAIEEDVTSDDIVVIHDAARPLISHRIIGDNIEGAKKYGAVDTVIPATDTIIQSKDENTISSIPVRKELYLGQTPQSFKYSTIMDAHKSAAKSKLQDSTDDCRVVLNYGEKVHLVNGDKLNFKITTMEDLLLLKSIIKMSKLERI, from the coding sequence ATGAATATTGCTATTATACTTGCCGGTGGAAAAGGTACTAGAATGGGTATAGTTGATCAACCTAAGCAGTTTATTGATATATATGGTAAACCAATAGTTGTACATACAATTGAAGCATTTGATATACATGAACAAATAGATGCAATAGCTGTTGTTTGCCTTAAAGAATGGCATGAGGATATAAAGATATGGACTAGAAAGTTCGAACTTAATAAAGTGAAATGGATAGTGGATGGTGGAGAAACAAGACAGGAATCCGTTTTAGCAGGGCTTAAGGCAATTGAAGAAGATGTAACATCGGATGATATTGTAGTTATTCATGATGCTGCAAGGCCACTAATTTCTCATAGAATAATAGGTGATAATATTGAAGGGGCTAAAAAATACGGCGCCGTAGATACTGTTATCCCTGCCACTGACACTATAATTCAAAGCAAAGACGAGAATACTATTTCGTCTATTCCAGTGAGAAAAGAGTTATATTTAGGTCAAACTCCTCAAAGTTTTAAATATTCAACTATAATGGATGCTCATAAAAGTGCGGCAAAATCGAAACTTCAAGATTCTACTGATGACTGTAGGGTAGTATTAAATTATGGGGAAAAAGTTCATCTAGTAAACGGAGATAAACTCAATTTTAAGATTACTACAATGGAAGATTTACTTTTATTAAAGTCCATAATTAAAATGAGTAAACTGGAGAGAATATAA
- a CDS encoding CDP-glycerol glycerophosphotransferase family protein has translation MKKRILLTSQTEDNIKALLNYYEKNIKKNRSDIVVEYSSFYKYKNIKILHYIIRASQMLKNYSAVVSDYTTSVFSKTKNGVFMSHGYGTKNTPGNSELDIKKTMDIYKGIRTKIKNVVTLSERDSTYFLRSTELDKCPLPNYMPLGLPRNDMLFDKEYISGCREKFDSKHNTFGMKILLFCPTWRGYEIEKAFPFTEEDWIKFDEFMGQQNWKMIYRPHYLERLIDDKVFDNMSNILTMDFDEEMSTQSILAVSDMLLTDYSSIYVDYLVLDRPICFMPYDIEQYEEKRGLAIDFTSYIDTPGPKLKCIDNLMSYIKDTSKKDEYIAIREAAQKNFYHYLDGNSCKRVWSLILDLVDKK, from the coding sequence TTGAAAAAGAGAATATTATTAACATCTCAGACTGAAGATAATATAAAAGCTTTACTCAATTATTATGAAAAAAACATAAAAAAAAATAGATCTGACATTGTAGTGGAATATAGCAGTTTTTATAAGTATAAAAATATTAAAATCTTACACTATATTATAAGAGCAAGTCAGATGCTTAAAAATTATTCTGCTGTTGTTTCTGATTATACAACTAGCGTTTTTTCAAAAACTAAAAATGGTGTTTTTATGAGTCATGGGTATGGCACTAAAAATACTCCAGGAAATAGTGAGCTTGATATTAAAAAAACAATGGATATCTATAAGGGTATTAGAACTAAAATAAAAAATGTTGTAACACTATCTGAAAGAGATAGCACGTATTTTTTAAGATCTACAGAACTTGATAAGTGTCCTCTTCCAAATTATATGCCACTTGGATTACCAAGAAATGATATGTTGTTTGACAAAGAATACATCTCTGGATGTAGGGAAAAGTTCGACTCAAAACATAATACTTTCGGAATGAAAATTTTATTGTTTTGTCCAACTTGGAGAGGTTACGAAATAGAAAAAGCTTTCCCATTTACTGAAGAGGACTGGATAAAGTTTGATGAGTTTATGGGACAGCAAAATTGGAAAATGATTTATCGTCCTCACTATTTAGAGAGGCTAATAGATGATAAAGTTTTTGATAATATGAGTAACATTTTAACAATGGATTTTGATGAAGAAATGTCCACTCAAAGTATCCTGGCAGTGTCTGACATGCTACTTACTGATTATAGTTCAATTTATGTGGATTACTTAGTACTAGATAGACCAATTTGTTTTATGCCATACGATATAGAACAGTATGAAGAAAAACGAGGACTTGCTATAGATTTTACTAGCTATATAGATACTCCTGGTCCTAAATTAAAATGCATTGATAATTTAATGAGTTACATAAAAGATACGAGCAAAAAGGATGAATATATAGCTATTAGAGAAGCAGCTCAAAAGAACTTCTATCATTACTTGGATGGAAATAGCTGCAAAAGAGTGTGGAGTTTAATATTAGATCTTGTAGATAAAAAATAG
- a CDS encoding glycosyltransferase family 4 protein: MSPEKKKKILMIGPFPDPITGMSVSNQMLLAGLLENGHEVEFIDSNAERTFTSLKAQGKFSIKKILNSVRPIAIGCYKIFFEKFDVVYITPAQSYLGFLKYTPFINVANLKKTKCYIEFHGGFVRVMYDSVDVKKQKALTSYFNKTDGVIVLGDSLRSMFDGILEKNKVFVCENGVQDEYMLTEKEFAQKLQKNQLNNNCKIEELKILYLSNLMQSKGILDLLKACIKLKKENFKFHLNLAGNIEAEIVNTVNEMSKELGGHVTYHGVVKGDKKAALLKDNHVFCLPTYYPNEGQPISILEAMGNGLAIITTTQGGIIDIFKDGENGAECNKKDPDSICEAIKKCNENYIKYSKKNYHECLAEYNRKAFVGRIENIILK; encoded by the coding sequence ATGAGTCCAGAAAAAAAGAAGAAAATTTTAATGATAGGACCATTTCCAGACCCTATAACAGGTATGTCTGTGTCTAATCAAATGCTTTTAGCTGGCTTATTAGAAAATGGCCATGAAGTTGAATTTATAGATAGTAATGCAGAAAGAACTTTTACAAGTTTAAAGGCGCAAGGTAAATTTAGTATTAAAAAAATATTAAATAGTGTTAGGCCAATAGCTATTGGATGCTACAAGATTTTTTTTGAAAAATTTGATGTAGTGTATATTACGCCTGCACAAAGTTATTTGGGATTTTTGAAGTATACTCCATTTATAAACGTGGCTAATTTAAAAAAAACCAAATGTTATATTGAGTTTCATGGTGGATTTGTCCGCGTTATGTATGACTCAGTAGATGTAAAAAAGCAAAAAGCATTAACATCTTATTTCAATAAAACAGATGGTGTTATAGTTCTAGGTGATTCACTAAGATCAATGTTCGATGGAATACTTGAAAAAAATAAAGTTTTTGTTTGTGAGAATGGCGTTCAGGACGAATATATGCTGACAGAGAAAGAATTTGCGCAAAAATTACAAAAAAATCAACTGAATAATAATTGTAAAATAGAAGAATTAAAAATATTATATTTAAGTAACCTAATGCAGAGCAAAGGTATTTTAGATTTACTGAAGGCTTGCATAAAACTTAAAAAAGAAAATTTCAAATTTCATTTAAATTTAGCAGGTAACATAGAAGCAGAAATAGTTAATACTGTTAATGAAATGAGTAAAGAACTTGGGGGGCACGTTACATATCATGGGGTTGTTAAAGGTGATAAAAAAGCAGCTCTACTTAAAGATAATCATGTATTCTGTCTTCCTACATATTATCCAAATGAAGGTCAACCAATTTCCATTTTAGAAGCAATGGGGAATGGGCTCGCTATTATAACCACAACTCAAGGTGGGATAATAGATATATTTAAGGATGGAGAAAATGGAGCGGAATGCAATAAAAAAGATCCAGATTCAATATGTGAAGCTATAAAGAAATGTAATGAAAACTATATTAAATATTCTAAGAAAAATTATCATGAATGTTTAGCTGAGTATAATAGAAAAGCATTTGTAGGTAGAATAGAAAATATTATCTTAAAGTAA
- the wecB gene encoding non-hydrolyzing UDP-N-acetylglucosamine 2-epimerase yields the protein MKKLKVMTILGTRPEIIRLSEVIKACDRYFDHILVHTGQNWDYTLNDVFFKELELREPNYFLGVVGSDLGETMGNIIAESYKILVKEKPDALVILGDTNSCLSVIAAKRLKIPVFHMEAGNRCFDQNVPEEINRKIVDVTSDVNMAYTEHARRYLLSEGMRKEYTFVTGSPLPEVFHRYMDKIDESPVLETLGLEKGKYILVSAHREENIDNEENFKSITDALNAIAETYDMPVIYSTHPRSWKRIEEKGIVFHKNIKQLKPFGFYDYNKLQKDSFCVLSDSGSLAEETNIMEFPGVSIRTSTERPEAIDKGSVILGGITSDSITQAIEMITMQKSLGEKTVKAHDYTDINVGIKVVNIIQGYTSAINKFIWRK from the coding sequence ATGAAAAAACTTAAAGTAATGACAATACTAGGAACAAGACCTGAAATAATAAGACTATCAGAAGTTATAAAAGCTTGTGACAGATATTTTGATCATATTCTTGTACATACAGGTCAAAATTGGGATTATACACTTAATGATGTTTTCTTTAAAGAGCTAGAGCTTAGAGAACCAAATTACTTTTTAGGAGTTGTAGGAAGTGATCTTGGAGAAACTATGGGTAACATAATAGCTGAGAGTTATAAAATATTAGTTAAAGAAAAGCCAGATGCATTAGTAATACTTGGGGATACAAACAGTTGCCTTAGTGTTATTGCTGCTAAAAGATTAAAAATCCCTGTATTCCATATGGAAGCAGGAAACAGATGTTTTGATCAAAATGTACCTGAAGAAATAAATAGAAAAATAGTTGACGTTACAAGTGATGTTAATATGGCATATACAGAGCATGCGAGAAGATATTTGTTATCAGAAGGAATGAGAAAGGAATATACTTTTGTTACTGGATCACCACTTCCAGAAGTTTTCCATAGATATATGGATAAAATTGATGAAAGTCCCGTGCTCGAAACATTAGGTCTTGAAAAAGGTAAATATATTTTGGTAAGTGCTCATCGAGAAGAAAACATAGATAATGAAGAAAACTTTAAGAGTATAACAGATGCGTTAAATGCAATAGCAGAAACTTATGATATGCCAGTTATATATTCAACACACCCAAGAAGCTGGAAAAGAATTGAAGAAAAAGGGATAGTATTTCATAAAAATATAAAACAATTAAAGCCATTCGGTTTTTATGATTACAATAAACTTCAAAAAGATTCATTCTGCGTTTTATCTGATAGTGGATCACTTGCGGAGGAAACGAACATTATGGAATTCCCAGGAGTATCAATAAGAACAAGTACTGAAAGACCAGAAGCAATTGACAAAGGTTCAGTAATACTTGGGGGAATAACTTCTGATAGCATAACTCAAGCTATAGAAATGATAACTATGCAAAAATCATTAGGAGAAAAAACTGTGAAAGCTCATGATTATACAGATATAAATGTTGGTATAAAGGTTGTTAATATTATTCAAGGGTATACAAGCGCCATAAACAAGTTTATATGGAGGAAGTAA
- a CDS encoding capsular polysaccharide biosynthesis protein CapF translates to MKILVTGAKGFVGKNIIAELKNKGYTDIFEYDLGTEESLLEKYTKECEFVFHLAGVNRPKDESEFMEGNFGFTSVLLDLLKKNNNKAPVLITSSVQAEKENPYGISKKAGEDLLFAYNKETGAKVLVYRLPNLFGKWSRPNYNTVVATFCHNIARGIEIQISNSDADLDLCYIDDVLDEFIRALENMESKKDEYCYVPIVHNIKLGDLAQKIRSFKESRSDLSVPNMGDELTKKLYSTYLSFLPEDKFSYDLKMNKDNRGSFTEFIRTAENGQVSVNVSKPGITKGDHWHHTKNEKFMVVSGEGVIRFRKIGTDKIIEYKVNADKLEVVDIPTGYTHSIVNIGENDLVTIMWVNECFDPKKPDTFHLEV, encoded by the coding sequence ATGAAAATACTTGTTACTGGCGCAAAAGGATTTGTAGGAAAAAACATTATAGCAGAACTTAAAAATAAAGGTTATACAGATATATTTGAATATGATTTAGGAACTGAAGAATCACTTCTTGAAAAATACACTAAAGAATGTGAATTTGTTTTTCATCTTGCTGGAGTTAATCGCCCAAAAGATGAAAGTGAATTTATGGAAGGTAATTTTGGATTTACATCAGTGCTTCTTGACCTTCTTAAAAAAAATAATAATAAAGCACCGGTGCTTATAACATCTTCTGTGCAAGCAGAAAAAGAAAATCCTTATGGCATCAGCAAAAAGGCAGGCGAAGATTTATTATTTGCTTACAATAAAGAAACTGGGGCAAAGGTACTGGTTTATAGATTGCCAAATTTATTTGGTAAATGGAGTAGACCTAATTATAATACTGTAGTAGCTACCTTCTGTCATAATATTGCAAGAGGCATAGAAATACAGATATCAAATTCAGATGCTGATTTAGATTTATGTTATATAGATGATGTATTAGATGAATTTATTAGAGCATTAGAAAACATGGAAAGCAAAAAAGACGAATATTGTTATGTACCTATTGTGCATAATATTAAACTAGGGGACCTTGCGCAAAAGATAAGAAGCTTTAAGGAAAGCAGATCTGACTTAAGTGTGCCAAATATGGGTGATGAACTTACTAAAAAGCTTTATAGTACTTACTTAAGCTTTTTACCAGAAGATAAATTTTCTTATGACTTAAAAATGAATAAAGATAACAGAGGATCTTTTACGGAATTTATTAGAACAGCTGAAAATGGACAAGTTTCGGTAAATGTATCCAAACCTGGAATAACAAAAGGTGATCATTGGCACCATACTAAAAACGAAAAGTTTATGGTGGTTAGTGGTGAAGGAGTTATTAGATTTAGAAAGATAGGAACAGATAAAATAATTGAATATAAAGTTAATGCAGATAAACTAGAAGTAGTAGATATTCCTACAGGATACACTCACTCTATTGTAAATATTGGTGAGAACGATTTAGTGACAATAATGTGGGTTAATGAATGCTTTGATCCAAAAAAACCAGACACATTTCACTTGGAGGTATAG